Proteins encoded in a region of the Panicum hallii strain FIL2 chromosome 3, PHallii_v3.1, whole genome shotgun sequence genome:
- the LOC112887864 gene encoding putative leucine-rich repeat receptor-like protein kinase At2g19210: MEQSTPRAMAPAAARSRLLLLCLAVAATAGVLRARAQPDSIGFINIDCGLLGTASYVDDATKLAYVPDAAFIDAGTNHNISAEYMTPTLSKRYHNVRSFPDGVRNCYTLRSIVAGLKYLLRATFKYGNYDNLARPPIFDLYIGVNFWTMVNVTDAGSAIMLEAIVLVPDDFVQVCLVNTGSGTPFISGLDLRPLKSTLYPQANATQGLVLYARLNFGPTNSTAIIRYPDDPHDRVWIPWVNTAAWNSVSTTLRVEDIADDDMFEVPTKVLQTAVTPRNASGNIEFSWDPEPQPKDPTPGYVANMHFSELELLPGNATRQFYVNLNGKPWYPKPYKPMYLISDTIYNSNPGRGFPHYNISINATANSTLPPMINAVEVFSVIPTTNVGTDSQDVSAITAIKAKYGVKKNWMGDPCVPKTLAWEGLTCSYAISSPPRITSLNLSFSGLNGDISSSFANLKAVQYIDLSHNNLAGSVPDSLSQLSSLTVLDLTGNKLSGSIPSGLLKRVQDGSLNLRYGDNPNLCTNGKSCQATKTKSKLAIYIAVPVVLVVVIVSVAVLLLCFCRRKKQGPTSNSVKPQNETTVSHAPAPSAGGGSYPQSSLQLENRRFTYKELEMITDSFQRVLGRGGFGYVYDGFLEDGTQVAVKLRSDSSNQGVKEFLAEAQTLTKIHHKNLVSMIGYCKDGDYMALVYEYMSEGSLQEHISGNGRNTGFLSWRQRLRIAMESAQGLEYLHKGCSPPLIHRDVKGANILLNAKLEAKIADFGLTKAYRDDATHMSTNTLVGTLGYVDPEYHTTMQPTTKSDVYSFGVVLLELVTGRPAILRDPEPTSLIQWARQRLARGNIEGVADPRMRGDHDVNSVWKAADVALKCTAQASAQRPTMTEVVAQLQECLELEEARASGGDASGGYYAAAGGGPYSGYNAYAADGQSTDVSQTSTGFEVEHNFARVPTMPTGPAAR; this comes from the exons ATGGAACAATCCACACCGAGAGCAATGGCACCAGCAGCGGCAAGGTCGCGgctgctgctcctctgcctcgccgtagccgccaccgccggcgtCCTCCGAGCTCGTGCGCAGCCAGACAGCATCG GTTTCATCAACATAGACTGCGGCCTGCTGGGGACGGCGAGCTACGTGGACGACGCCACCAAGCTGGCGTACGTCCCGGACGCCGCCTTCATCGACGCCGGCACGAACCACAACATCTCGGCGGAGTACATGACGCCGACGCTCTCCAAGCGCTACCACAACGTGCGCAGCTTCCCCGACGGCGTCCGCAACTGCTACACGCTCCGCTCCATCGTCGCGGGGCTCAAGTACCTCCTCCGCGCCACCTTCAAGTACGGCAACTACGACAACCTCGCCCGGCCGCCCATCTTCGACCTCTACATCGgcgtcaacttctggaccatGGTGAACGTCACGGACGCCGGCTCCGCCATCATGCTCGAGGCCATCGTCCTCGTGCCGGACGACTTCGTGCAGGTGTGCCTGGTGAACACCGGCTCCGGGACGCCCTTCATCTCCGGGCTGGATCTGAGGCCGCTCAAGAGCACGCTCTACCCGCAGGCGAACGCGACGCAGGGCCTGGTCCTCTACGCCAGGCTCAACTTCGGCCCGACCAATTCCACCGCGATCATCAG GTACCCTGACGATCCGCACGACCGAGTTTGGATACCTTGGGTCAACACCGCCGCCTGGAACTCGGTGTCGACGACGCTGAGGGTGGAGGACATTGCCGACGACGACATGTTCGAGGTGCCGACCAAGGTCCTGCAGACGGCGGTCACGCCGCGGAACGCGTCCGGGAACATCGAGTTCTCCTGGGACCCGGAGCCGCAGCCCAAGGACCCGACGCCGGGGTACGTCGCCAACATGCACTTCTCCGAGCTTGAGCTCCTGCCCGGGAACGCGACGCGCCAGTTCTACGTCAACCTCAACGGCAAGCCGTGGTACCCCAAGCCCTACAAGCCGATGTACCTCATCTCCGACACCATCTACAACAGCAACCCCGGCCGGGGCTTCCCCCACTACAACATCTCTATCAACGCCACCGCCAACTCCACGTTGCCGCCGATGATCAACGCCGTCGAGGTCTTCTCCGTCATCCCCACCACCAATGTTGGCACGGACTCCCAGGACG TATCTGCCATCACGGCGATCAAGGCCAAGTATGGGGTGAAGAAGAACTGGATGGGTGACCCGTGCGTGCCCAAGACTCTCGCGTGGGAGGGGTTGACATGCAGCTATGCCATTTCCAGTCCTCCTAGAATCACCAGCCT AAACCTGTCCTTCAGCGGTCTGAACGGTGATATATCGTCTTCTTTCGCAAATCTCAAGGCCGTCCAGTACAT AGATCTGTCACACAACAACTTGGCAGGCTCAGTTCCTGACTCCCTTTCACAGTTATCTTCACTGACAGTTCT AGATTTGACAGGCAACAAGCTCAGTGGATCAATTCCTTCAGGACTTCTCAAAAGAGTTCAAGACGGCTCCCTGAATCTAAG ATATGGCGATAACCCAAACCTCTGCACCAACGGCAAATCATGTCAGGCAACGAAAACGAAGAGCAAGCTCGCCATCTACATCGCCGTTCCTGTAGTTCTGGTTGTGGTGATAGTATCAGTGGCAGTGCTGCTGCTCTGCTTCTGTAGACGAAAGAAGCAAG GACCCACGAGCAACTCTGTGAAGCCTCAGAATGAGACGACGGTGAGCCATGCGCCGGCGCCGTCAGCAGGCGGTGGCTCGTACCCGCAGAGCTCACTGCAGCTCGAGAACCGCCGGTTCACGTACAAGGAGCTGGAGATGATCACGGACAGCTTCCAGCGCGTGCTCGGCCGGGGAGGCTTCGGCTACGTCTACGACGGCTTCTTGGAGGATGGCACGCAGGTGGCTGTCAAGCTGCGCTCAGATTCCTCCAACCAGGGCGTCAAGGAGTTCCTCGCCGAG GCCCAGACCTTGACGAAGATTCATCACAAGAATCTTGTGTCGATGATCGGTTACTGCAAGGACGGGGACTACATGGCGCTCGTCTACGAGTACATGTCCGAAGGAAGCCTGCAAGAGCACATTTCAG GAAATGGCCGCAACACAGGATTCTTAAGCTGGAGACAGAGGCTCAGGATTGCAATGGAGTCAGCGCAAG GGCTTGAGTATCTACACAAGGGGTGCAGCCCGCCTCTCATTCACAGGGATGTGAAGGGAGCCAACATCCTACTGAATGCAAAACTAGAGGCCAAGATCGCCGATTTTGGCTTGACCAAGGCTTATCGTGACGACGCCACTCATATGTCTACGAACACGCTTGTTGGTACACTCGGATACGTTGATCCAGA GTACCATACAACAATGCAGCCAACGACAAAGAGCGACGTGTACAGCTTCGGCGTTGTGCTGCTGGAGCTGGTCACGGGAAGGCCAGCCATCCTGCGCGACCCAGAGCCGACGAGCCTCATCCAGTGGGCGCGGCAGCGCCTCGCGCGGGGCAACATCGAGGGCGTCGCGGACCCACGCATGCGCGGCGACCACGACGTCAACAGCGTGTGGAAGGCCGCGGACGTCGCGCTCAAGTGCACCGCGCAGGCCTCGGCGCAGCGGCCCACCATGACGGAAGTTGTGGCGCAGCTGCAGGAGTGCCTCGAGCTCGAGGAGGCCCGTGCCAGCGGTGGCGACGCGAGCGGCGGCTactacgccgccgccggcggcggcccgtaCTCCGGTTACAACGCGTACGCCGCTGATGGACAGTCCACTGACGTGAGCCAGACCAGCACCGGGTTTGAGGTGGAGCACAATTTTGCGAGGGTGCCAACGATGCCCACGGGTCCTGCTGCACGCTGA